A window of Vigna unguiculata cultivar IT97K-499-35 chromosome 4, ASM411807v1, whole genome shotgun sequence contains these coding sequences:
- the LOC114180245 gene encoding V-type proton ATPase subunit C-like → MATRYWVVSLPVQNSASTLWNKLQEEISKHSFDTPLYRFNIPNLRVGTLDSLLSLSDDLVKSNNFVEGVSHKIRRQIDDLERVSGAVTSTLTVDGVPVDSYLTRFVWDEARYPTMSPLKETVDGIHGQVAKIEDDLKVRVSEYNNIRSQLNTINRKQAGSLAVRDLSNLVKPEDIITSENLTTLLAIVPKYSQKDWLSSYETLTNYVVPRSSNKLYEDNEYALYNVTLFSRVADNFRTSAREKGFQIRDFEYSPESHESRKQELEKLIEDQERLRASLLQWCYTSYGEVFSSWMHFCAVRVFTESILRYGLPPSFLACVLAPSVKSEKKVRSILEGLSDSTNSGYWKTEDDGVGMAGLVAGDADAHPYVSFTINLI, encoded by the exons ATGGCGACGAGGTACTGGGTAGTGTCTCTCCCCGTTCAGAATTCCGCATCCACTCTGTGGAACAAATTGCAGGAAGAAATCTCAAAACACTCCTTCGACACCCCTCTTTACAGA TTCAACATTCCTAATCTCCGCGTCGGAACCCTAGACTCTCTCCTCTCTCTCAGCGACGATCTCGTTAAG TCGAACAACTTCGTGGAGGGAGTGTCACACAAGATCAGGCGACAGATTGATGATCTGGAGAGAGTGTCGGGCGCGGTGACCAGTACTTTGACGGTGGATGGAGTCCCTGTTGATTCGTACTTGACGAG GTTTGTTTGGGATGAAGCCAGGTACCCGACTATGTCGCCGTTGAAGGAGACTGTGGATGGGATTCATGGTCAGGTGGCAAAGATTGAGGATGATCTCAAG GTTCGTGTTTCTGAGTATAACAATATTCGCAGTCAGCTTAATACCATCAATAGAAAGCAAGCTGGAAG CTTAGCTGTGCGTGATCTTTCCAACTTGGTAAAACCTGAGGATATTATAACATCAGAAAATTTAACTACCCTTCTTGCTATTGTTCCAAAGTATTCACAGAAGGATTGGCTCTCAAGCTATGAAACGTTGACCAACTATGTG gTTCCCAGGTCTTCCAACAAGTTGTATGAAGATAACGAATATGCTCTTTATAATGTAACACTATTCAGTCGTGTTGCAGACAATTTTAGAACTAGTGCACGAGAAAAAGGGTTCCAA ATTCGTGACTTCGAATACAGTCCTGAATCACACGAGAGTCGCAAGCAAGAGTTAGAGAAATTGATAGAAGACCAGGAAAGATTGAGGGCCTCTCTGTTACAGTGGTGTTATACTAGTTATGGAGAg GTTTTCAGCTCCTGGATGCACTTTTGTGCAGTACGTGTATTTACTGAGAGCATTCTGAGATATGGTCTTCCACCATCTTTCTTG GCATGTGTTTTAGCTCCATCAGTCAAATCTGAGAAGAAAGTACGCTCTATCCTTGAAGGGTTGAGCGATAGCACAAACAG